The stretch of DNA agaATGAAGACAAAGAGGAAGAAagtaaaaatttaaatgatataccCCCAAATGGAttgtttaataatattgataatggGAAGCATAATGATAAAAAGCTTGATACATTGAGTTCATTGAATACATTgaattttgaaaataaagataaaattattaaaaagatataCAAATCATCAATTAATCATGTAAGGGATGAAAATttatggaaaaaatatatacagaatgtttttattatatcttcatATTTGGATTGTGCTGatattgtaatattattttggtGTTTTAGTAAAATAGGATATAGAGATAATagattattaaatttattatgttcaattgttttaaaaaagataaatgaATTAAGTCCATGTGCTATtgctttattattaaatagttttaaaaaattagaaataaaaaaatatgataccATAGAATTATTAACAAATCAATTTTGTTTTCATTTACCTAATAGTACATATCAAGATATAGCTTTAGTTTCAAAttcattatcttttttttatatatatcataaaaattattggaaaaaatgtatattaaaattacaaaataattcGTATATTACATATCCATTACATTTATGTTTAATTATATCAGCATTTGCTAGACTTGATATAAGAGAaggaaatattttattgtcaTTTAGTAAAATTACAAAACGGCTAGCTCCTGACATGTCACCTAATAATTTAGCTTTAGTTATTCATTCTTTtgcaaaattaaaatttgttCATcccaaattttttaattatcttTTTCAGCATGTTCATGTGTATTTGGATAGGCAGCTGGGGTTAACATACAAGGTTGAACAacaaataaatcaaaataattataatgtcaaaaaaaacaacaacatcaacaataataatattaataataatattaataatagtaataataataatcaggATGTATTatgtgatgaaaaaaataatattgttaatataCCTTGCcataataaaacaaacaatataattattaataataaaaatgttgaaCACATGAAGGAACTTAATAATTTGGATGAATCATTAtccaaaattaaaaatagggaagaaaataaatattcaaaaaatattatgatcaaTAATGTCAATagtgaagaagaaaattttaaaatattagataataaaaaatgtaattttAATAAGGAAGAAACAATCAAAAGTAGATCCATTGTTGAACATAATAATGAGAATGAAATTTATAAGAGTAAtcatatgaatgataatataaagacAAATAATAGTTATATCAATAAATCGTCAAAacattatgataataaaaaaaacatgttCGATTTGCAATCACTTGTTTTACTATTATATTGTAGTACTTGTTTAATTACTTGCACAGAACAGATGacattaaaattaatttatttgataATGCCACATAAAGATTATTTAGGTGATCATAAAATAGATAAACTCAAATATGTAAGTGATTATATACAAAACCTATTCCCATCTACTTTTGAAACATTTccaaaaaatgtaaaagattttttttattatatagatgcttatgaaataaaaaaaaaaaaattaaaatatagtgCTCGCTGGATTAACGAATTATCACGTATTCTAACAAAAATGAATGtggaacatataaaaaatgtatatataaataatatatgtacagATATTATGTTAACTTCAAcaaatgttattataaaatgtttaGGCCCATACAGTTATTATATCAACTCCTTAGTAACTACATCTATATCTGATTTGAGGttgaaaatattacaaagcaaaaaatataaagtaatAAATTTAAGTTATCATGAATggaataaattaaatgactatgaagaaaaaattaatttcttATATTCTTTTGGAAGACATGCAgccaatatttttttcataaataataaaaacgaATCTCTAAACCAACAGATAAATAAACAATCTATATCCACATcacaattaaataataatgaaaaggcTATAGAAGATAtggatataaaaatgaaaatggaTTATCCTCACAACATggaaaatcaaaatataaaatcacATTCAGAATGTTCTATTGAATTTAATGACAATATACAAATGgatgaaaatatttcatctgatgaagaagatgaaatATTGAACTTTTTGGAAAgacaaaaaaatacaatggatataaatgaaaatgattacaatgatgatataaaaaaaattaaaaattatttgtcATCCCAAGGTGGCACAAATGGACATAATGTTTGACAaattagatataaataaataaataaatatatatatatattatatatatttataattatccatataaacatatttgtattctttatatatatatatatatatatatatttttttttttttttttttttttgtgtactTGTTcctaatattataaaatatatacatcattttttttaagtaaaaatattattaaataatatccTATTAACATCTTTCAATTTTAACAAGCATATTACCATTTCAATTATCTTATacttaaacaaaataaataataatatagaaatttttaatatatatatatatattattaaaaaataattcttttaagctacacatatatattttctatattttaaatttatactttaatatttcaatggaagttataaaataaataaaaattttgtgcaagaaaatttttttttaaaaatattttacattcAATGTtcctatataaataatgtttaTTTAATAGGTAGaatcgaaaaaaaaaaaaaaaaaaaaattaatattcaaatcagaatatattaaaaataaagaatcactttattttattgctttaaattatcttcataagaaatatttatcaattaaaatattttatatgaaaaaatacatacatacaaacatatatataatataatattgtaacattatataaattatatattatacatatattacagatctatgtattttttttttttttttttttttttttgaacacattaatatataatgtatttataaatatttactttatattcatatgtatttataaaaaaatatgttcttatatatattatactataccaatattatatatatattatatatatatatatatatatattaagaataaacataaaaatattatatatgcacattataaaaaaaaaaaaaaatcttttatataataaatattaatataaataaatatatgtatatataatattgatattataataatatacctttatataaaaataatttaaaccCAAAgggtaaaaaaaataaaataaaaaaaaaaaaaatttaatagtcatatatatatatatatatatatatatataatatatgaatataataattaatacatataaaaaatatacatataaatatatattatgtatataatatatttttattatgttttaataggtttattttattaccttgtatttttatatatatatataaatgaacatatataataatatatattataattataatattatattatgtgatatagtgaaaaaaatatttatatatacatatataatatatatataataatatattattataatacatatatatctttttttttttttttttttttttttttttttgtttatattatattaaatataagaagaaaaacCTTGATATggatattaaattaaaatttttttttaattataagaaaaaaaaaaaaaaaaaaaatataatataatttatatatttacattacatttatatatataatataatagttTAATTTTTCTTGTCGATTTTTGAAGAAATAACTTTTATAAGaaactattaatatttatttttatattatatatattatttatattatataaatatttaacattttttttttcttttttcattttttttatgtaattttacgagttatattatacattattatataaagaaatatatatttatatatattattatatatatattatatattttttaatgttatatacatttaataataaatactaTATTATGAAATGTATATTGTTCTTAATAAAATGTAGAGATTTTTAAGAAGTGTTTCCTAAAAatgcatattattattttatgaaaatttacatatattatatatatatataatatgaaaaaaaaaaataaaaaaaaataaatagaattaaaaaattacagagatataaaataaaaaaattcgtGGGGAAATAacacaagaaaaaaaaaaaaaaaaaaaaaagggaaagaaaagaaaagaaagaaaaaaaaaagaatatattatattatatatattacacatatgttaaacatttattttaaatatatgtaataactTATACTTaagtattataataattacatattatttatgagtatatatatatatatatatatatatgtatttatatttgaatatatagatttatgtatatgctcatttatttttacatataataaaaataacaatgcATAGTGTTAAGAGCATCATATCattacaattaaaaaaatatatatatatatttatttatttatatatttatataatttatttttgaagAAAATCAATTTACATGGCTTTTAAAAAGTGAATATATTGACAGTATACAATATTAagatagataaaaaaaaaaatacacaaatAAAGgaatacacataaatatgtatatgttaatattcatattaatagTATGTTCCTTTAAtgtaattatttcttttgataataatatgatattatgaaaaaagaaaaagaagaaactataaggaaaatatataatacatttatcatatgtatatatgtgtataattttttttttttttttttttttttttttttgaaatattctGTATACGATTTTTTGTTAGacgtataaatataaatatatataaatatatatatatatatatatatataatcttcATGTTAttctatttattataatttttttttttttatatttttttctttacggttgtataataatatcataatatatatttatatatatttttatatataaatttttaattttatatatttatgttaaaaaaacaaaaatggaGTCAAGCAACATTGGTCAGATTTTATATGCTACCGTAGATcccaatataaatattcgtTCAGAAgcagaaaataaattaaagcTAGCTAAGGAAAGTAATTTCgttcaatatataaatcaattATCTAATGAATTTTGTAAAAGTGAGAATGATCCATATTTAAGACAAATAGCGGgtttattaataaagaatGCTTTTACTTCAAAAGATAATTATGAGAGTGAAGAAAAAGCTAGGACATGGTTAAATTTTCcagaagatataaaaatggaattaaaaaataatttattagttTTGTTAAGTCAACAAAGTGATAAGATAGTTATAGGTACAGCTTGTCAAATAATATCTATAATAGCTAAGATTGAATTATCACATAATAAATCATCTGAATTATTACATAAGTtagttaataatataattgaaaaaaatgcttatacaaaaaaatcaTCAACAGTATGTTTAGCTTATTTAACAGAAGATATTGCTGATGTATGTAATGATagtaaaacaaaatatgcATTCACTCAACCTGATTTAGATTTAATATTAACAGCAATAATTAATTCTTTATGTGAACCTGCAGAAGAATCAACTCATTGTGCAAATATGaaagtattatataatttaatgtcATTTATTGAACATAATTTTAAAACTCAAGTTGAAAgagatataataatgaaaactGTTATTGATGGTTGTAAAGATACTGAACGTCAAAGTGTACAAATTGCAGCATATGAatgtttaataaatattgtaagctatttttattcttatttagaTGCATATATGTATGCTATAGGTCCCTTAACATGGGTAGCTATCGAATCAGAAAATGAAAGAATAGCAATCAGTGCAATTGAATTCTGGAATACTGTTTGTGAAGAAGAAACATTTATAGATCAATATGAATTAcaagaaggaaaaaaaaa from Plasmodium sp. gorilla clade G2 genome assembly, chromosome: 8 encodes:
- a CDS encoding RAP protein, putative — translated: MYHFKNNSIILNSLKKFIRTGKYKDHIVNYKEILFEKKKKLELKNEEKNEEDINILKLMHIEDLKICKPKNKSLNKKKIIDKEEEKKECRRRPMIDRKEDIKNEESKEHININESTINKEKENYINEGTKYCYNFNKINSHSTKYCNNYINRTYKNSKKNIIYLSNFTITNSFINKKYYIIKKEKPKKKKKKNSDVEEDELMLYEKRSLELLNKIKLKNEDKEEESKNLNDIPPNGLFNNIDNGKHNDKKLDTLSSLNTLNFENKDKIIKKIYKSSINHVRDENLWKKYIQNVFIISSYLDCADIVILFWCFSKIGYRDNRLLNLLCSIVLKKINELSPCAIALLLNSFKKLEIKKYDTIELLTNQFCFHLPNSTYQDIALVSNSLSFFYIYHKNYWKKCILKLQNNSYITYPLHLCLIISAFARLDIREGNILLSFSKITKRLAPDMSPNNLALVIHSFAKLKFVHPKFFNYLFQHVHVYLDRQLGLTYKVEQQINQNNYNVKKNNNINNNNINNNINNSNNNNQDVLCDEKNNIVNIPCHNKTNNIIINNKNVEHMKELNNLDESLSKIKNREENKYSKNIMINNVNSEEENFKILDNKKCNFNKEETIKSRSIVEHNNENEIYKSNHMNDNIKTNNSYINKSSKHYDNKKNMFDLQSLVLLLYCSTCLITCTEQMTLKLIYLIMPHKDYLGDHKIDKLKYVSDYIQNLFPSTFETFPKNVKDFFYYIDAYEIKKKKLKYSARWINELSRILTKMNVEHIKNVYINNICTDIMLTSTNVIIKCLGPYSYYINSLVTTSISDLRLKILQSKKYKVINLSYHEWNKLNDYEEKINFLYSFGRHAANIFFINNKNESLNQQINKQSISTSQLNNNEKAIEDMDIKMKMDYPHNMENQNIKSHSECSIEFNDNIQMDENISSDEEDEILNFLERQKNTMDINENDYNDDIKKIKNYLSSQGGTNGHNV